One window from the genome of Sulfodiicoccus acidiphilus encodes:
- the gatE gene encoding Glu-tRNA(Gln) amidotransferase subunit GatE has product MDDDVVVHGLGLKVGLEVHQQLNTKYKLFCSCPTKLEGGAGPRLERYLRPSISELGEVDAAALFEWQRGTKFTYVAPPDSSCLVEADEEPPHALNREALEVGLAVSIALGASIVDEVYVMRKIVIDGSNTTGFQRTALISLGGKVSDEDGDVGILSITIEEDAARRLDEEGSFSLDRLGVPLIEISTAPDIKTPEQAERVAKKIGQLLRLTGKAKRGLGTIRQDLNVSIKGGTKVEVKGVQQLELIPKVVRNEALRQRALLEIREELKRRGVSEIDIINASQPVDLSQVLGGSANKLISSQLSQGGVVIGVRLPMFAGILGREVNPGRRLGTEMADYVKAFAGLGGLFHSDELPKYGITKEEVEKVRDALKLMDADGFVLLVGPRNKALRAAEVIRARAVQCLQGVPKETRGANEDGTTRFLRPQPGSARMYPETDVPPIRITEVELQEAKGLVPADPSMKLKWMLSLGLSEELARTMLDSVRLDLFEELTRKYHPKVPATLIASTIENTVKYIKSKGGELSKITDDVIEEVLKAVYEERVPKDSVPEVLMAVAIEGTPISDAIARYLTISDEQVAQVVKAAVEQADLSDPRRAFNVAMGRAMQALRGRVDGKKVAEAVRREIEERTRKN; this is encoded by the coding sequence GTGGACGATGATGTAGTAGTACATGGGCTGGGCCTAAAGGTGGGGCTTGAGGTTCATCAACAACTCAACACTAAATACAAACTCTTTTGCTCCTGTCCCACCAAGCTAGAAGGCGGCGCGGGACCTAGATTGGAAAGGTACCTCAGACCCTCGATAAGTGAGCTGGGAGAAGTTGACGCGGCCGCCCTCTTCGAGTGGCAAAGAGGAACTAAGTTCACGTATGTGGCGCCACCCGACTCCTCCTGCCTAGTTGAGGCGGATGAAGAGCCACCACACGCTCTTAACAGGGAGGCGCTGGAGGTAGGACTAGCAGTTTCCATTGCGTTAGGAGCATCAATAGTCGACGAAGTTTACGTTATGAGGAAGATAGTAATAGATGGGTCCAATACTACGGGTTTTCAGAGAACAGCGCTAATCAGCCTAGGTGGAAAAGTGAGTGATGAGGATGGAGATGTAGGTATACTTTCAATAACAATTGAGGAGGATGCTGCCAGAAGACTCGATGAGGAAGGATCTTTCTCGCTTGATAGATTAGGAGTTCCGTTAATCGAGATATCCACCGCCCCAGACATAAAGACGCCGGAACAAGCTGAACGTGTTGCGAAGAAGATAGGCCAGCTGCTTAGGCTCACTGGAAAGGCTAAACGGGGCCTAGGAACAATAAGACAGGACCTAAACGTGTCAATCAAAGGAGGAACTAAGGTCGAGGTTAAGGGAGTCCAACAGTTAGAGCTCATACCTAAGGTCGTAAGGAATGAGGCATTAAGGCAAAGGGCTCTACTAGAGATTAGGGAAGAATTGAAGAGACGGGGAGTTTCCGAGATCGATATAATTAATGCCAGTCAACCAGTTGACCTTAGCCAAGTATTGGGAGGAAGCGCCAACAAACTAATTTCTTCCCAGTTATCTCAAGGGGGCGTGGTGATTGGAGTCAGGCTTCCCATGTTCGCCGGTATCCTAGGAAGAGAGGTAAACCCAGGGAGGCGGTTAGGGACTGAAATGGCAGACTACGTCAAGGCCTTTGCTGGACTCGGGGGACTCTTCCACTCTGACGAACTACCAAAGTATGGGATAACGAAAGAGGAGGTGGAGAAAGTGAGAGACGCTCTCAAGTTAATGGATGCTGACGGATTCGTTCTATTGGTTGGTCCAAGGAACAAGGCATTGAGAGCGGCAGAGGTGATAAGGGCTAGGGCTGTTCAGTGTCTTCAAGGGGTTCCGAAGGAGACTAGGGGGGCAAATGAAGACGGAACGACGAGGTTCCTGAGGCCACAGCCAGGATCAGCTAGAATGTACCCAGAGACTGACGTACCTCCAATCAGAATAACGGAAGTCGAACTTCAGGAGGCCAAGGGATTGGTTCCAGCGGATCCTTCTATGAAGTTAAAGTGGATGCTGTCCTTAGGACTCAGCGAAGAGTTGGCCAGAACCATGCTGGACAGTGTCAGACTTGACCTGTTTGAGGAGCTAACTAGGAAGTACCACCCCAAGGTCCCAGCTACGTTGATAGCGAGCACCATAGAGAACACAGTGAAGTACATTAAGAGTAAAGGTGGGGAGCTGTCCAAGATAACCGACGATGTCATAGAGGAGGTGTTAAAGGCTGTCTATGAGGAAAGGGTACCTAAGGACTCCGTTCCAGAGGTTCTGATGGCAGTAGCAATAGAAGGGACTCCAATTAGCGATGCCATAGCCCGCTATTTGACCATCAGTGATGAGCAAGTAGCGCAGGTAGTGAAAGCCGCAGTCGAGCAAGCGGACCTCTCTGACCCCAGAAGGGCATTTAACGTGGCCATGGGAAGGGCAATGCAGGCACTTAGGGGTAGAGTTGATGGAAAGAAAGTCGCGGAGGCCGTGAGGAGAGAAATTGAGGAAAGAACTAGAAAGAATTAA
- the gatD gene encoding Glu-tRNA(Gln) amidotransferase subunit GatD, with product MVESYRGEASAFLSKYGITEGDQLLLALKNGKELRGTLMPSYSNDESILVIKLENGYNVGISYKYVESVKVIERRGKGVGERTTVLATGGEVKIISTGGTIVSKIEYETGAVRPALSTEEILQFVPEAKEFGTVSAEILFSILSEEMKPTYWEKIAEAVKKAFDEGVRGVVVAHGTDTMAYTAAALSFSLRTLQGPVVLVGSQRSSDRPSSDSAINLLSSILLAKQGEFGEVVVNMHGETSDTYTLAHRGVKVRKMHTSRRDAFQSINSRPLARVWWRERKLEMIEDEVRQRGASTVLETGFDDRVFLLKYWPGLRPEVVEQIVSSGVRGIIIEGTGLGHTSKEFAPYLRKAVKEGVFVGMTSQCLFGAVNMNVYTTGRTLMEAGVTPLLDMLPEVALVKLMWVLKRASDLEEVRKLMINNLVGEINVRHTVEMYPRWDSGR from the coding sequence GTGGTGGAGAGTTACAGAGGAGAGGCTTCGGCTTTCCTGTCGAAATACGGGATTACAGAAGGTGATCAATTACTTTTGGCCCTAAAGAACGGCAAGGAACTACGCGGTACACTGATGCCGTCATATTCCAACGACGAATCTATTTTGGTCATAAAACTAGAGAACGGTTATAATGTTGGAATATCATACAAGTATGTTGAATCGGTTAAGGTTATAGAGAGGAGAGGGAAAGGGGTAGGGGAGAGAACTACTGTTCTCGCGACAGGTGGAGAAGTCAAAATTATAAGTACGGGGGGAACCATCGTCAGTAAAATTGAATACGAAACTGGTGCTGTTAGACCTGCACTTAGCACAGAGGAAATACTACAATTCGTGCCCGAGGCCAAGGAGTTCGGCACAGTGTCGGCAGAGATCCTGTTCTCCATTCTGAGCGAAGAAATGAAACCTACGTACTGGGAGAAGATAGCGGAGGCAGTGAAGAAGGCCTTCGATGAGGGGGTTAGGGGCGTGGTAGTTGCACATGGGACAGATACCATGGCATACACCGCGGCCGCATTGAGTTTTTCCCTAAGGACCCTGCAGGGGCCGGTAGTGCTGGTGGGTTCGCAGAGAAGTAGTGATAGGCCAAGTAGTGACTCCGCTATAAACCTTCTCAGCTCCATCCTTCTGGCTAAACAGGGGGAGTTTGGAGAGGTGGTCGTAAATATGCACGGTGAGACCTCCGATACCTATACGCTTGCCCACAGGGGAGTGAAGGTAAGGAAAATGCACACGAGCAGGAGAGACGCTTTCCAAAGCATAAACAGTCGACCCTTAGCTAGAGTGTGGTGGAGGGAAAGAAAATTGGAAATGATAGAGGACGAGGTGAGACAAAGGGGAGCGTCTACAGTATTAGAGACTGGTTTCGACGACAGGGTCTTCCTCCTTAAGTATTGGCCTGGACTGAGACCTGAGGTGGTAGAACAGATCGTGAGTAGTGGTGTCAGGGGAATAATAATAGAGGGGACAGGTCTAGGCCACACGTCTAAGGAATTCGCCCCCTACCTTAGAAAGGCCGTAAAGGAGGGGGTTTTCGTGGGAATGACTTCACAATGTCTCTTCGGAGCAGTGAACATGAACGTCTATACCACGGGAAGAACATTAATGGAGGCTGGTGTTACTCCTCTTCTAGACATGCTACCGGAAGTGGCCCTGGTGAAGCTGATGTGGGTATTGAAGAGGGCAAGCGACTTAGAGGAAGTGAGGAAATTAATGATAAATAACCTTGTAGGAGAGATTAACGTGAGGCACACGGTTGAGATGTACCCGAGGTGGGACAGTGGACGATGA
- a CDS encoding pyridoxal-phosphate-dependent aminotransferase family protein, producing the protein MDRVVRDRRVLMHVGPVEIELDVLLAGVRENVGFTSKEFVHAMSSALKGLRKVMGTPHYQPFIIPGGGTSAMESVTSLLKKGEKVLVVSNGVFGDRWINIFKRYPVQVDSLKAGAGDYVKPERVEQAVKSNQYTAVTLTHVETSTGVREPIKEVVERIRDNVELVVVDGVASVAGEETRAEEWKVDVILTASQKALGCPPGAGLLAISPDALSRISEESLSGYYLHLGNWLNVMRALEEGKASYFATLPVHLILMLARAFALVEEEGLENRIKRHEMVAEAIRRGVEAMGLEIVARDPSSYSNTVTGVKLSKVPASDVLNAMADAGIELAPGVHPDLANKYIRIGHMGWITPNDAIATVATLERTLNSLGESVKVGEGVRATQEYLSSRLVGL; encoded by the coding sequence ATGGATAGAGTCGTAAGAGATCGTAGGGTACTCATGCATGTGGGCCCTGTAGAGATAGAATTGGACGTCCTGTTAGCAGGAGTTAGGGAGAACGTAGGGTTCACCTCTAAGGAGTTCGTCCACGCTATGTCTTCGGCGCTTAAGGGGTTAAGGAAAGTTATGGGAACTCCACACTACCAACCTTTCATCATTCCTGGCGGGGGAACTTCTGCCATGGAGAGTGTGACCTCTTTGCTCAAGAAGGGCGAGAAGGTCTTAGTGGTTTCCAACGGGGTTTTCGGAGATAGATGGATCAACATATTCAAGAGGTATCCAGTTCAAGTCGACAGCCTGAAGGCTGGAGCTGGAGATTACGTTAAGCCCGAGCGAGTGGAACAGGCCGTGAAGAGTAACCAGTACACCGCTGTTACATTGACCCACGTGGAGACCAGCACTGGTGTAAGGGAACCTATCAAAGAAGTGGTGGAAAGGATAAGAGACAACGTGGAGTTAGTCGTGGTGGACGGAGTGGCTAGTGTCGCGGGAGAGGAAACTAGGGCCGAGGAATGGAAGGTGGACGTGATCTTAACTGCCAGTCAAAAGGCGTTAGGCTGTCCCCCTGGAGCAGGGCTTCTAGCCATTTCTCCAGACGCCCTCTCTAGGATCTCAGAAGAGTCGTTAAGTGGTTACTATCTACACTTAGGAAATTGGCTTAACGTTATGCGAGCCTTAGAGGAGGGCAAGGCAAGCTACTTCGCTACCCTTCCAGTTCACTTAATACTCATGCTCGCTAGGGCCTTCGCCCTAGTTGAAGAGGAGGGACTAGAAAACAGAATAAAAAGGCACGAGATGGTAGCAGAAGCAATTAGAAGAGGTGTAGAGGCAATGGGGCTGGAGATAGTGGCAAGGGATCCTAGCTCCTATAGTAACACTGTGACTGGTGTTAAATTGAGCAAGGTACCGGCTTCGGATGTCCTGAACGCTATGGCAGACGCAGGTATAGAATTAGCGCCAGGAGTTCACCCCGATTTAGCCAATAAGTATATCAGGATAGGTCATATGGGATGGATTACGCCTAATGACGCTATAGCCACGGTAGCCACCCTTGAGAGGACCCTGAACTCCTTAGGTGAGTCCGTGAAGGTCGGAGAAGGTGTCAGAGCCACGCAGGAATACCTCTCTAGTCGCCTTGTAGGACTTTAG
- a CDS encoding transcriptional regulator, with protein MLPCEVAARDILPAIRCVLAERLVKEKGLSIYRTAKLLGITPAAVQNYVKNRRGSYMKEFLETDPKISQMIEEMLNILEKGRGDISDYYCMLCSESKGYLRKEGRFIGSCFYEETRAR; from the coding sequence TTGCTTCCCTGTGAAGTGGCGGCTAGGGACATATTGCCTGCGATACGATGTGTGTTAGCTGAAAGGCTAGTTAAGGAGAAGGGCTTATCTATATATAGGACAGCTAAGTTGTTAGGCATAACGCCTGCCGCTGTCCAGAATTACGTAAAGAATAGGAGAGGAAGTTACATGAAGGAGTTCTTGGAGACCGACCCTAAAATATCTCAAATGATAGAAGAAATGCTGAATATATTAGAGAAGGGCAGAGGAGACATATCTGACTATTACTGCATGTTGTGTTCAGAAAGCAAAGGCTACCTTCGGAAGGAAGGTCGCTTCATAGGAAGCTGTTTCTATGAAGAGACGCGAGCTCGCTAA
- a CDS encoding phosphoglycerate kinase yields the protein MIRVGELSIPTLDDLSFLNKKILVRLDINSPIEPKSGKLLDDSRIKAHIPTLRELIEKGNALVLLSHQGRPGDSDFVGLEEHSKVLSRYLGQEVEFVEDVMGPYALNRIRELRSGEVIMLDNVRLVSEELIEAPPDQHARSFLVNRLSKVVNSFVNDAFATAHRSQPSLVGFPVVIPSSAGRLMEREVSALAKIFNSETSPKVFVLGGGKVQDSIRIIENLSKRRLADRILTGGLLAEVFMIAKGMNLGKENLQILERHGILSLVPRAKKVLLAGAPVEVPVDFRVESQGNVIEESSTRISGIIKDVGPTTEEIYSSFIRDAGLTVLRGPMGVIEDERFRRGSSSLLRAALESKGYVIVGGGHMISVIGEAQLDPAKVHVSTGGGALLLFLAGESLPALEALSRGVKA from the coding sequence TTGATCCGTGTTGGAGAGCTCTCGATTCCGACACTAGATGATCTCTCCTTCTTAAACAAGAAGATACTAGTGAGATTAGATATAAACTCGCCAATAGAACCTAAGAGCGGAAAGCTGCTCGACGACTCTAGAATCAAGGCGCATATACCCACCTTAAGAGAACTGATTGAGAAGGGGAACGCATTAGTTTTACTATCTCATCAAGGAAGGCCAGGAGATAGCGACTTCGTAGGCCTAGAGGAACACTCGAAAGTTCTATCAAGGTATTTAGGCCAAGAAGTAGAGTTCGTGGAGGACGTTATGGGTCCCTATGCTCTAAATAGAATAAGGGAGCTCAGGTCTGGGGAAGTGATTATGTTAGACAACGTTAGACTGGTTTCTGAGGAATTAATAGAAGCGCCCCCAGATCAGCACGCTAGGAGCTTCCTAGTAAATAGGTTGTCGAAAGTTGTAAACTCGTTCGTCAATGATGCCTTTGCCACCGCCCACAGATCTCAACCTAGTTTAGTGGGCTTCCCAGTGGTGATTCCATCGAGCGCTGGCAGATTGATGGAGAGAGAAGTCTCTGCTCTTGCCAAGATCTTCAATTCAGAAACTTCTCCTAAGGTATTCGTCCTAGGGGGAGGGAAGGTACAAGATAGTATAAGAATAATTGAAAATCTCTCTAAAAGGAGGTTGGCTGATAGGATCCTCACAGGGGGGCTTCTAGCGGAGGTCTTCATGATTGCTAAAGGAATGAACCTAGGAAAGGAGAACCTACAAATTCTAGAGAGACATGGTATACTTTCGTTGGTTCCTAGAGCAAAGAAGGTGTTGTTGGCGGGAGCCCCAGTTGAGGTGCCTGTGGACTTCAGAGTCGAGAGTCAAGGTAATGTAATTGAGGAGAGTTCCACAAGGATAAGCGGCATTATAAAAGATGTGGGTCCTACAACTGAGGAGATCTACTCCTCGTTCATAAGGGACGCGGGATTAACGGTTCTTAGGGGACCAATGGGAGTAATAGAAGATGAGCGCTTCAGGAGAGGGAGTAGCTCTTTACTCAGAGCGGCCTTGGAAAGTAAAGGCTATGTTATTGTGGGTGGAGGACATATGATAAGTGTTATAGGTGAAGCCCAACTAGATCCCGCGAAGGTGCACGTTTCCACGGGCGGAGGTGCCTTACTCCTTTTCTTGGCGGGAGAGAGTCTACCAGCCCTAGAAGCGTTGTCAAGAGGTGTGAAAGCGTGA
- a CDS encoding 30S ribosomal protein S30e: MPSHGSLTKAGKVRSQTPKVQAKEKHKEVPRVRNREEFEKRSKPPAKAEARPRAR; encoded by the coding sequence ATGCCGTCTCACGGCTCGTTAACCAAGGCAGGAAAAGTAAGGAGTCAGACTCCGAAAGTTCAGGCTAAGGAAAAACATAAGGAAGTTCCTCGTGTTAGGAATAGGGAGGAATTCGAAAAGAGATCCAAGCCTCCCGCTAAGGCTGAGGCTAGGCCTAGAGCTAGATAG
- a CDS encoding MarR family transcriptional regulator, translating to MEGCVDLMEIMRRYQEMNAIRLRLLLAIYARPRSTLDDLEQLTGLKRNATISNLRVLEAHGLVAKQRGRKMRYRLTLMGEEIVKKIKTAKATQESQSSSVKS from the coding sequence ATGGAAGGTTGTGTAGATTTGATGGAGATAATGCGACGGTATCAAGAAATGAACGCTATCCGTCTACGTTTGTTGCTGGCAATATATGCGAGGCCTAGGTCAACTTTAGACGATCTTGAACAACTCACTGGACTGAAGAGGAACGCCACCATATCCAACTTGAGGGTTCTAGAAGCCCACGGACTAGTCGCGAAACAAAGAGGACGAAAGATGCGCTACAGATTAACTCTAATGGGAGAGGAAATAGTGAAGAAGATCAAGACCGCAAAGGCTACCCAAGAGTCTCAAAGCAGTAGCGTGAAAAGCTGA
- a CDS encoding universal stress protein, whose protein sequence is MESSYRVSFWLRKVLVPVDGSENGFRALELAVDFAKRYGSKITVVHVKGEGTDEVRKSVQSKLERKVDYEFKLLEAGTDSSVPNEILKELYDGSYDAVILGARGTSINQELNIGSTALAIAANSPTTVIIVR, encoded by the coding sequence ATGGAGTCGAGTTACAGAGTAAGCTTCTGGCTCAGGAAAGTTTTAGTTCCTGTTGACGGTTCGGAGAACGGATTTAGAGCGCTGGAGCTCGCAGTAGATTTCGCCAAGAGATACGGTTCAAAGATAACTGTAGTTCACGTAAAAGGTGAAGGTACGGATGAAGTGAGGAAGTCAGTACAATCAAAATTAGAGAGGAAGGTCGACTATGAATTTAAGTTGTTAGAGGCGGGGACGGATAGTAGTGTTCCTAACGAGATCCTGAAGGAACTCTACGACGGCTCGTACGACGCAGTCATATTAGGAGCACGGGGCACATCCATAAACCAAGAGCTCAATATAGGATCTACGGCCCTAGCTATAGCCGCAAACTCTCCCACGACTGTAATAATTGTAAGGTAA
- a CDS encoding C/D box methylation guide ribonucleoprotein complex aNOP56 subunit (functions along with aFIB and aL7a; guides 2'-O-methylation of ribose to specific sites in RNAs): MKIYLVEHAIGAFAFNDRGELVDYVHNNKEIGKVVDYLLENEEGEPLPSSLELVKKVGAEEVVVEDEREVQKLQAKAGVKVTYATSHVGARKFRESLESFALSTHFASTDELYNYLHQLSLELTRRKLRKAAQRRDLLAIQAVRAMDDIDKTINLFSERLREWYSVHFPELDKMLEDHRQYASVVSRFGYRDAIGNKDELVELGIQEAKASRIIDVARKSIGAELSEADIRALTSLSDSILRLFQIRDELNEYVDSVMREVAPNITALVDSSLGARLLSLANGLDELAKMPASTIQVLGAEKALFRALRSGARPPKHGIIYQYPAIHSSPRWQRGKIARALASKLAIAAKIDAFTGRLSSDQLVDQLMKRIEEIKTKYPSAPPRQESQKQESQRQKGKRERGRGDRRRRGGRRR; the protein is encoded by the coding sequence ATGAAGATATACCTCGTCGAGCACGCCATAGGTGCCTTCGCGTTCAATGATCGCGGAGAGTTAGTAGACTACGTGCACAATAACAAGGAAATAGGCAAGGTCGTTGATTACCTTCTGGAGAACGAGGAGGGAGAGCCCCTCCCATCTAGCCTAGAGCTCGTCAAGAAGGTGGGAGCAGAGGAGGTAGTTGTTGAAGATGAAAGAGAAGTTCAGAAACTTCAAGCCAAGGCCGGTGTCAAGGTAACCTACGCCACTTCTCACGTAGGAGCAAGGAAGTTCAGAGAGTCGCTTGAGTCCTTCGCACTCTCTACACACTTCGCCTCAACCGATGAACTCTACAATTACCTTCATCAACTTTCACTCGAACTCACTAGAAGGAAGTTGAGGAAAGCTGCCCAACGTCGCGACCTCCTTGCGATCCAGGCAGTAAGAGCCATGGACGACATAGACAAGACGATAAATCTCTTCTCAGAGAGATTGAGGGAATGGTACAGTGTCCATTTTCCTGAGCTCGATAAAATGCTAGAGGACCATAGACAGTATGCGAGTGTTGTTAGTAGGTTCGGTTATAGGGACGCCATAGGTAATAAGGATGAACTCGTTGAGCTCGGAATACAGGAAGCTAAGGCCTCTAGAATAATTGACGTCGCAAGGAAAAGTATAGGAGCTGAACTCTCGGAGGCCGACATAAGGGCCCTGACTTCCCTGTCCGACTCCATTCTTAGACTGTTCCAAATAAGGGACGAACTAAACGAGTACGTGGATTCGGTGATGAGAGAGGTCGCACCTAACATAACTGCCCTAGTGGATTCCTCACTAGGTGCAAGACTGCTCAGTTTAGCTAATGGGCTCGACGAGCTAGCTAAGATGCCGGCTAGCACCATACAGGTCCTTGGCGCCGAGAAGGCTCTGTTCAGGGCACTTCGCTCTGGAGCTAGACCTCCTAAACATGGGATCATATATCAATATCCAGCCATTCATAGTTCTCCTCGGTGGCAGAGGGGTAAAATAGCGAGGGCCTTGGCGTCAAAATTAGCTATAGCAGCCAAGATAGACGCCTTCACGGGTAGGCTCTCCTCAGATCAGTTGGTAGATCAGCTTATGAAAAGGATAGAAGAAATAAAGACAAAATATCCATCTGCTCCCCCGAGGCAAGAATCACAGAAGCAAGAATCACAGAGGCAGAAGGGAAAGAGAGAAAGGGGAAGAGGAGATAGAAGACGGAGAGGAGGCAGGAGGAGGTAA
- a CDS encoding fibrillarin-like rRNA/tRNA 2'-O-methyltransferase, producing the protein MSEVVSIYETNMLNIFRCEFEDGTVRLCTKNLSPGHNVYGERLIRYNKIEYREWNAFRSKLAGAIMKGLKESPLSVGSRVLYLGAASGTTVSHVSDIVEASGKVYAVEFSPRVVRELIMVAQRRPNVITILADARFPQRFRTLVEAVDVLYVDIAQPDQAEIASYNASLYLKKEGHLLLAIKARSIDVTKEPEEIYKREVEKLSSNGFDVRQVVNLDPYDKDHVMVLAKYEGK; encoded by the coding sequence ATGTCAGAGGTCGTCTCTATCTATGAGACTAACATGCTTAACATATTTAGATGTGAATTCGAGGACGGCACGGTCAGACTGTGTACTAAAAACTTGTCTCCAGGGCATAATGTCTATGGCGAGAGACTAATTCGGTACAATAAGATCGAGTACAGGGAATGGAACGCGTTCAGGAGTAAGCTGGCTGGAGCCATAATGAAGGGCCTTAAAGAGTCTCCACTTAGTGTTGGGTCTAGGGTGCTGTATCTAGGAGCAGCGTCCGGCACCACTGTTAGTCACGTCTCCGATATAGTTGAAGCCAGTGGTAAGGTTTACGCAGTGGAGTTCTCGCCCAGAGTGGTCAGGGAACTCATAATGGTTGCTCAACGTAGACCGAACGTCATAACTATTCTAGCTGATGCGAGGTTTCCTCAGAGGTTCAGGACCTTAGTGGAGGCGGTGGACGTACTTTACGTTGACATAGCCCAACCAGATCAGGCAGAGATAGCCAGTTACAACGCCTCGTTGTACTTAAAGAAGGAAGGACATTTGCTACTTGCTATAAAGGCAAGGAGCATAGATGTAACTAAGGAGCCGGAGGAGATATATAAGAGGGAAGTAGAGAAGCTTAGCTCAAATGGCTTCGACGTCAGACAAGTGGTTAACTTAGATCCTTACGACAAGGATCACGTAATGGTTCTGGCCAAATATGAAGGGAAATAG
- a CDS encoding phosphorylating glyceraldehyde-3-phosphate dehydrogenase, translated as MIKVAVNGYGTIGKRVADAVSKQPDMKLIGVTKMTPNFEAVQAIKKGIRLYTSKENMKVFEGVGIKVEGDVESLLEEADVIVDATPNGVGAKYRQTYQKLGKKAVFQGGEKADVAQLSFSALCNFEEALGKDSLRVVSCNTTGILRVLCTTMKTGKIAKVRGVIVRRAADLKEVKKGPINALVADPASIPSHHTLDVKSVLRDLDIMTAAVVAPTNLMHLHTLYVTMAERPSKDRLEEVLVRTPRIVLSKSVTSTAELFEAARDAGRERADIPEVVIFQDSINVKDNEVTFMYAVHQESIVVPENVDAIRALMGIRNSMELTNETLGVLKGVFP; from the coding sequence GTGATCAAGGTTGCAGTAAACGGGTACGGGACTATTGGAAAGAGGGTAGCAGATGCTGTGTCGAAGCAGCCAGACATGAAGCTTATTGGAGTAACCAAAATGACACCTAACTTCGAGGCTGTTCAAGCCATCAAGAAGGGAATAAGGCTCTACACATCCAAGGAAAACATGAAGGTATTTGAAGGTGTCGGAATAAAAGTCGAGGGTGACGTAGAGAGTCTACTTGAAGAGGCCGACGTCATAGTGGACGCAACGCCTAACGGTGTAGGAGCAAAGTATAGACAGACGTATCAGAAGCTAGGTAAGAAGGCAGTCTTCCAAGGTGGGGAGAAGGCTGACGTGGCCCAGCTCTCATTCTCGGCCCTCTGTAACTTCGAGGAGGCGCTGGGGAAGGATTCGTTGAGAGTAGTCTCATGCAACACGACTGGCATACTCCGGGTGTTATGCACTACAATGAAAACAGGTAAGATAGCTAAAGTGAGGGGAGTAATAGTGAGGAGGGCTGCAGATCTGAAGGAAGTAAAGAAGGGACCTATCAATGCGCTGGTGGCGGATCCTGCGTCAATTCCCAGCCACCACACATTAGATGTGAAGAGTGTACTAAGGGATCTCGATATAATGACTGCTGCTGTGGTAGCTCCAACTAACCTAATGCACCTTCACACTCTATATGTTACAATGGCAGAACGTCCTTCCAAGGACAGACTAGAAGAAGTTCTGGTGAGAACTCCTAGAATAGTGCTCTCAAAGTCAGTGACGAGTACCGCAGAGCTATTCGAGGCAGCTCGAGACGCGGGAAGAGAAAGAGCGGACATACCAGAAGTCGTGATATTTCAGGACTCAATAAACGTGAAGGACAACGAGGTGACTTTCATGTACGCAGTCCATCAAGAGTCCATAGTCGTACCAGAAAACGTAGACGCTATAAGAGCCCTCATGGGAATTCGTAACTCTATGGAACTTACAAACGAAACGTTGGGAGTATTAAAGGGGGTGTTTCCTTAA